Within Ipomoea triloba cultivar NCNSP0323 chromosome 9, ASM357664v1, the genomic segment TAatgatacattttaattttctagtgtTTGACTGAATGTCTGAATGTCAGATTGTCAGAAAACTGTCTTTTTTTCTGTTTGACTGATAGTTAAAACCCCAAAAATGACTCCCGGATGTCATTTCCTGGTGGGTTTCCAAACGGACTCTAAAGGAATTGAAGCGGATTACATCAGtaaaaaaaacatgtcaacATACTTGGGCAATTCACAACCATGGGGCTGCCATCTGTACTTGAGATACTGGCGATCGGGGCGACCGAATCTGATGCAGTGAAACACCTTCCTGATGAAGGGACAGGATATGGAGTCATACAGAGGATAAGAATCATCAAACACCCATGTCCCTTGGAACCAATTGCAGTGGCTGTTGCTCTTCATTTTCTTGGCTATCGAACGCGACGAGTTTCCCCCACCAGTGCCATTGCAGACAGCCTGCATTTCCAGGTGATGAATGTTTTCATGGCTTCCCTCTTCTATCCAGTAGAAAGGTGTTAGAGATTTGGAGCAGAAGTATGCAAAGGCTAGGGACAATAGGATGACAATAAATACACTATTCCATACTCTTtctcccattttttttttgtttttgttttcttgtggAATATGTTACAATGTGCACTTAAATAAAATGGGATTTCAATGCATACATGGACATATATAGCTTAGGTAGAAATGATAAGGAAATTAAGAGTAAAAAAATCTCACTCATAATTAGATGCAGGCAATCCTTGGAAACATTCAAGTCTGGTTTCAATGTATTAAGGTTTAAGAATTGATTTATCATTTCAAGTATATTAATATATGCCTACATATTGGATCAAATTCTTCAATTAGtaaaatgattttctttttggtaAAGAGCTATTAAAAAGGAGTACAGAGACTTGGCCCAATTAGTGAAAGACTAGTGAAGCCTAGCTAGCTCAATGACAATTGTTATACAGTGTACCATAGTCCATAGTGTTATGTAGATCATGatcatcaaatgaaactgtaatataactaaaataatactttagtgttgctaaaatgaaattattgtgtatggaaaatgaaactaaaaaacagagctcattcaataacgtatattgttaaatgaaattaaaaaacagtACTAACACCCACATGGTCTCAATACCTAGAGGATATTGCACACTGGACAAagaaaaaggtttttttttttttttttttttattttgtgttcCCTCCAATGGACAAAAAAattcacacctataaatacctccACTTCACTTAGATTGAAGTTGCTGGTCCATTCAATTTATTGCAAGTAAATTGCTAAAACAACTAGCAAATTTTTAGTGTGCAAAAGAGAGAAAacatttattgtgaccactATTGGTATCACTCATACTACTTTTAGTGTACGTAAGCATTGCCACAAAAGTCTGAGTAATTGTGACGACTTTTCAAAAGTcgtcactactacaatagtgacGGAGGATATAGTGATGATAGGTGACGACTTCAAAAAAtggtcactaatttcaatagtgaccaaaatcgGTAGTTTTAGTGACAACTTCTattgtcactaaatgtgaaatttcttgtagtgcGCGTTAGTCAGGAGAGGTTTAATATAGTTCTTTGTTGCTTCTCGAAATTTATCACTACTCAGAAAATTAAGAGGAATTCTATGTAAAATGGGAAtatcacaaaatataaaacatgtacAAGTTATTGATGAGTATAATGATGAATGTAAATatgagggtgtaaatgtcgttccgctgagaaTTGTGGTTATGACACGTATTTGTGTGAACTAACAAATTCTAGGCACTAGAGCAATTGAATTAACTTGAATCCAAGTAAATGATAACTAAATAGGGAAATTAAAGGAAAGTAGATTGACTAGTgaataaactgtatgataatggaatgggttagattagggggattgcaatcttgatgctctaacaatctcagaattaaGGAAGGAAGAATTAACCTGGGGTTTTATGGGCAATGTACACAAGAATTCAATTTAGCTACTTTCATAATCAATAAAaagaattaggctaggattgcctcactttcgtgatgcatcagtCATaatcttaagcacctaagcagtGTAaacccccaaattacccctattctcatagtatgAAAAATCAAGTTGAAATTGGtatcatagtaggaaaaatcaagttgaaattggtaaggctcgaggtcttcacccaactttcgttacaatgaatccctctcctaaactagcaatcaattgtggccatcaattaataacaagtagaatttaatccccaattcaacataaatcCTAGGTGAataattcaatccctttatgcaataatcacaaattaaacatcaagattaacaataaaTTCCTAATCTAAACCCATAAATGAACAACTCACTCATtattaaagtaaacaaaacaaagtaataattaaatattgaaatcaTAGCAGTGAAtctaaagaataaaagaataaaaggaagaactttactaacaatctcgaagagtaattccaatccaaacCACGATTCCAAGCTTGCAAACGAATTCAAGTATGTAAATCTGcgctattctatgctatggaaaactctaaagagaaggaaaattgtactgaactaaactagggctcggaataCCCAAAAAGACAGCAGAATGCGTCATTAAATACTGGACAGAAGCTGGGGTGCTCACGGGCGCCCTCACGGCCGGGATCGTGGCCGTGAGGTGCAGTGACCCGCTGCTGTCCGCGTTGGTGCTCACGGACAGCCTCACGGGCGTGAGATGCCCTCTTCGTTCGCCTTCTGACTTCTTTCGTGCTCCGCTGCTCCTTTTCCAACCTTGGGTGGATTTCTATGCTTCGAAAACTTGTCCAAGATGTCCAAAAATCTTTCCTTTTCTCCTCGTTCGTAAGTAAACTAAGCTTAAGCAAATGTAATACACAAACGAATCTCAAATTCACcaagataaagaaaataagcaacaaaaccaactaaattatgtggcaaataatagtataaaatcAGATGTATCAGTTATAATagttcaaaagagaaaacaaaaagtttacaaaataatatgaattctagTGTTAGAAAACTGATATGTTATTGAGGAAGGTTTGATAGAAACAAAGTGATGTGCCGTTGAAATTAAAGGGAAATCATGGCCATCGGCGTAGGAGACACCGTAGCAGCGTCAGAAATGGTTCGCTCAGGCGAAAAAATGGCAAAGCCATCAGGAATGGACGCTATGAGAAATCCTAGACTACTAATACCATATGAATGTTTGTATTTTGTGATAAAATAATACGTAGTATAATACACGATGATATACTAATGGGTAACTACGCATAAAGGACTAACTCGTATAGCCGGTCCCGTCAAGAAGTCACCCAACCGGTCCATCATAGCCATCAACCGAACTGGAATAATTCACTTGTGATCAACCGTACCGCTCGTACCAATAGGCCTCGTGACAAAAGAAGATACTATCGGATCACGCCCCAACGGAAAGCCGCCTGACCGGACTACCGTAGGATGACCGGTCGGTCTACAAAGTGACACAACCTGCAAGCTGAAAACCTAACTTACACAACAAGAAATGAAGTCCAACTTGTTCCCACAAAGCGGCGTTTGACAGCCTACCTACATAGCGGCTCTGCAACCTCGACCAGTCAACCTACACGTAGCCTGCAAAGCGACCGTCTGACCAAGCCAATAAGAAGACGCCAAGTCAAGCCACTTGCAGCAGGTGCATTAAATGCGTAGACCGACTtagttagtataaataggagggtcTCCCCCTCACTTCTCATCTTTATCTCACTACAACATCTACTTCCTACTACTTGTAATCTCCACTCTATAATAGCAACCCTCTCATAAATTGCACTCTACAATTTCAATTTGCACCATTTGTAGCAACATGCTCATAAATTGCACCCTACAATTGGAACCTACATTGTTTTAGCAGCTCGCTTGTAACCACTTGATACTTGTAGTATTACTCAGCCTTAGATTGCCCGGTCGCCCTACAGTAGACCGATCGGCTGACCTACGAACACTCTCCCACTTGTTCACAAAATATGCATATTTGTAGTGTAATCGTAACCCCCAGTTCCGTTTACGCTATCATATACAATACATAATGTAGGATTATGAAACTCAATAGAACTAGAATTGTAGAGTTCTAAcaaaataaaggttttaaagagTTATGTTGAAGTTACAGCATGCAGCTACATGGAAATGACAGCACAATCTTATTTTTCATAGCAAGAATGGTGAGATAGTATCTACTAGTAAtcgaaaaaaagaagaagagtatGAGTGAAATTATCAATGATAGAAAAATAAATCATGTGGCCTTCATACCATTGaaccacaaaaaataaaaattaaaaaaaaaaaaaaaacaaacaaggaGGATTTCCGACCACCTTTACTTGGTAGTCGGAAACAATatgagtttaaaaaaattaaactgcTGGGAAAAAAAACTCTGACCACTTTAACTCTCcatcaaaaaaatgaaaaaaaaatcactttttgcaATCATTTTTTGAGTGGTCGAAAAAACGCTGATTTCCTGCCGTGGtgaatgataataataattaaagtgatagtaatttttaaattaaaatatttttatttataaaaaacaatatcataaatttaaatattattatacatacatacatacatacatacatacatacatacatacatacatacatacatatatatatatatatatataagttataaTACACATTTTGGTCAAAGGTAATTAAAAATGTTCTATAAGAGCAAAATGTTCTTATCATCATGTGATATTTAAATCTTGATTAAATACACCTCTAAGTTGTTAGGAAGCAATTTAATTACTTTGAAATGTTAATCCCTTTTATCAGCACACCAGGCTTGACCCTATCAGGCTATCACACGGTCCCGACCAATTCAAGAATTTGGTAGAGGAGCCAATTCAAGATTTTCTAACACCAAGCTAAGAGTGGCTATAAATACAAACTTGCCAttgccaccaccaccatcatcttcttctttatcACTTCAGATAAAGAATCAAGAATCAAAcacatatatagagagagaagagagagctCAGAGATTGAGAGAGACAGAAAGTTGGTTCAGGGGCCCGGCGAtctatttttgaaaaacacaATTTGGTGGCAGCAGAATTGAAATGGCAAACAAGTTGATGAGCATGGGTTTGGTTATAGCATTGGTTGCAGCTGCAGTAGCTTCCATGTTGCATGGATCATCTGCACAAACCACTCATGTTGTGGGTGATACAAGCGGCTGGACTATTCCCACCAACGGCGGCGCCTCCACTTACTCCGCCTGGGCTAGCCGGAACACCTTCACCGTCGGCGATATTCTCGGTAATATAAGCTAAGCAAGaacacaacaaattaattaaactcaTTTTcttctagctagctagcttttaGTTGACGactaaattaaatttctcttgtTTCGATTGCAGTTTTTAGATTCAGCACAGGAGCCCATGACGTGACTCAAGTATCAAGGGCTGGATTTGATGGATGCAATGCCACAAACCCAATTTCTCAAAACACTAATGGCCCAGCAAATATCACCCTCACAACTGCTGGTCAACACTATTACATCTGCTCCGTACCAGGCCACTGTGGAATTGGCCAAAAGTTGGCTATAAATGTCTCCGCCGCCGCGTCTCCACCGCGTGCCGCCCCCGCAGCCGTGCCTTCCCAGGCTCCAGCTTCAACCCCCGCAGCCGTGCCTTCCTCCACCGATACCCCACCATCCGTCCCTTCCGCAGATTCTCCGCCGCCGCCTAGCACCGCCGCACCTTCTATCGCTATTGCCACCTTGCCACTCACTTTTTTGTCGCTTGCCTTAGCTTTCTTGTATTAGATTACACCATTTctaagtttttgccatttacAACATTCATTATTTTAcatgattatatattttttccacttatgatttgtattaataaaGACTTTAATCCTATTTTTGGTTTTAGATTTATCGGTAACAGTCCATTTTAAGTGATCATAGTATTATTTTGGTATAACTATTTTTTGTTCTCTATCAATAAAACATTTCAAATTTCGTAACATACAAGAGCATTCTGGTATTCAATTATGagttttttcataaaaaaaaaaataaacataaaaacataGTGGGTCAACcaactttgtataaaaatagatcgaaatgtccttgtat encodes:
- the LOC116030614 gene encoding stellacyanin-like, with the protein product MANKLMSMGLVIALVAAAVASMLHGSSAQTTHVVGDTSGWTIPTNGGASTYSAWASRNTFTVGDILVFRFSTGAHDVTQVSRAGFDGCNATNPISQNTNGPANITLTTAGQHYYICSVPGHCGIGQKLAINVSAAASPPRAAPAAVPSQAPASTPAAVPSSTDTPPSVPSADSPPPPSTAAPSIAIATLPLTFLSLALAFLY